The segment CCTCGGTGATGCCGTCTCGGAAGTATTCGTCTTCCTTCGCCCCGGAAAGATTCTCGAAGTAGAGGACCGCGATCGACTTGTCGGCCGGCTTCGGGGCGCCCCCCTTGGACTCGGAGAGCTCCGCCGCCCGCTTCTGGCCCGAGTCGAGCTTGTGCTTCAGGCGCAGGAGGTCGGTCTTGAGCTCCGTCGCCGTCTGGCACCGGAGCTGGCGGTCCTTTTCGACCGCCTTCTCGACGATGCGGCCGAGCTCGGCCGGCATCGCCGGATTGACCTGCTCGAGGGGCTTCGGATCGCGATTCAGAATCGCGTCGAAGACCATGGCGTCGGTGTCGCCCTGGAACGGCATCTCGCCGGTCGCCATCTGGTAGAGCACGGTCCCCAGCGAAAAAATATCCGTCCGGGCGTCGGTCAGCTGGCCCTTCGCCTGCTCCGGCGACATGTAGTGCACGGTGCCCATCACGGTCCCGGCCGTCGTCAGGGGGTTGGAGTTGACCGCCGTCTCGAGAGCGGAGACCTCCTCGTCCTTCCCGGCCTGCGTGACCACCGCCTCGACCTTCGCCAGACCGAAGTCGAGGATTTTGACCTGGCCCCGGTCGTTGATCATGAAGTTCGCGGGCTTGAGATCCCGATGCACGATTCCCTTCGAGTGCGCCGATTCGAGCGCGTCGGCGATCTGGATCCCGAGGTCGAGGAGCGCGGCGATCTCGAAAGGACGCCGCCCCATGCGCTCGGCGAGCGTCGACCCCTTGATCAGCTCCATCACGATGAAGGGACGGCCCTGGTGCTGCTCGATCGCGTAGACGGTGCAGATCCCGGGGTGGTTCAGCGAGGACGCGGCGCGGGCCTCCCGCTTGAAGCGCTCGAGCATCGGGACGTCGTTTCGGAAGTCGTCGGAGAGGACCTTGATCGCGACGCGGCGGCCGAGGTCGGCGTCCTCGGCTTCGTAGACGGCGCCCATGCCGCCGGAGCCGAGCGGACCGACGATCTTGTAGTGCGCGATGGTCTGGCCGACCAGCGATTCCATGGAGCCTCCCGATTCCTTTTGCTCGAGGACGATACCACCACGCGGAGGAAACCATCGGCACGCGCTCCGGCAACTCCGGAGGAGGACGGATAGAATCTCTTCATGGCTCCCTCGGACACGCTCGGACGGCCCCTTTCGAACCTTCGGGTCTCGGTGACGGACCGGTGCAATCTCCGGTGCCAGTACTGCATGCCGGAGCGAGACTACGCGTGGCTCCCGCGGCGCGACATCCTCGACTTCGAGGAGGTGAGCGCGCTCGTGGACGTCTTCGCCGAGTGCGGCGTCGACAAGGTCAGGCTGACGGGGGGCGAGCCGCTCGTCCGCCGCGACCTGCCGAAGCTCGTCGCGATGATCGCCGCCAAGGACGCCATTCGCGATTTCGCGCTGACGACCAACGGTGTGCTGCTCGCCGAGCACGCGGCGGCGTTGAAGGACGCCGGTCTCCAGCGCGTGACCGTCAGCCTCGACACGCTCGATCCGGCCCGGTTCCGCGAGCTCTCGCGCATCGACGCCCATGCGCGGGTGCTTACGGGAATCCGGGAGGCCGGTCGCATCGGTTTCGCGCCGCTCAAGATCGACACGGTCGTGATCCGCGGCGTCAACGACGACGAGCTCGTTCCGCTCCTCGAGTTCGGGCGCTCCGCCGGCGCCGAGGTGCGGTTCATCGAATACATGGACGTCGGCGGCGCGACGCGCTGGTCCCCGGAAAAGGTCGTCTCGCGCGCGGAGATCCTGGGCGCCCTCGCGCGCCGTTTCGGACCGATCC is part of the Thermoanaerobaculia bacterium genome and harbors:
- the moaA gene encoding GTP 3',8-cyclase MoaA, translated to MAPSDTLGRPLSNLRVSVTDRCNLRCQYCMPERDYAWLPRRDILDFEEVSALVDVFAECGVDKVRLTGGEPLVRRDLPKLVAMIAAKDAIRDFALTTNGVLLAEHAAALKDAGLQRVTVSLDTLDPARFRELSRIDAHARVLTGIREAGRIGFAPLKIDTVVIRGVNDDELVPLLEFGRSAGAEVRFIEYMDVGGATRWSPEKVVSRAEILGALARRFGPIQPEREKGSAPAERFRMSDGTVFGIIASTTAPFCRACDRSRLTADGLWYLCLYAAGGTDLRGPLRAGVSPQDIKALIENAWRGRTDRGAEERLGLRDRSPLLALNTLRRDPHLEMHTRGG